A DNA window from Bos taurus isolate L1 Dominette 01449 registration number 42190680 breed Hereford unplaced genomic scaffold, ARS-UCD2.0 Leftover_ScbfJmS_1554, whole genome shotgun sequence contains the following coding sequences:
- the LOC783508 gene encoding UL16-binding protein 27-like precursor: MGGFKTSLGFLVLLPIVLFSGTSSDAHSLSYNVTIDPRPRDGQPWCEVQGEVDQKVFLSYDCGRAKIKSISPLGEEVKSMNAWETQINTLKDTGDLLKEQMPDVTPEKHIDKGPLTLQARMTCWREDNGHTSASWEFGFNGQLCLLFDSENGYWTMVHSKGRRMKEKWENDRAVMDFFKKVSMGDCQRWYHTFLVRWEKMLKTAASPTEAPLRVNSTATATKHVTCILPVLLSSFIITVFLG; this comes from the exons ACGCTCATTCTCTTTCCTATAATGTCACCATTGATCCTCGGCCCAGAGATGGTCAGCCATGGTGTGAGGTTCAAGGAGAAGTTGATCAAAAGGTCTTTCTCTCCTATGACTGTGGTAGAGCTAAGATCAAGTCCATCAGTCCACTGGGAGAGGAAGTGAAAAGTATGAATGCGTGGGAAACACAGATTAACACACTCAAAGACACTGGAGACTTGCTCAAGGAGCAGATGCCTGACGTTACACCAGAGAAACACATAGACAAGG GCCCTCTGACCCTGCAGGCCAGGATGACATGCTGGCGTGAAGACAATGGACACACCAGTGCATCCTGGGAGTTTGGCTTCAATGGACAACTGTGCCTCCTCTTTGATTCGGAGAATGGATACTGGACAATGGTTCACTCTAAAGGGAGACGGATGAAAGAGAAATGGGAAAATGACAGAGCTGTGATGGACTTCTTCAAGAAGGTCTCCATGGGAGACTGTCAGCGCTGGTATCACACTTTCTTGGTGCGCTGGGAGAAAATGTTGAAGACAGCGG CATCACCAACTGAAGCTCCCCTCAGAGTCAACTCCACGGCCACAGCCACCAAGCACGTCACCTGTATCCTCCCCGTGCTTCTCAGCAGTTTCATCATAACTGTCTTCCTGGGCTGA